In Malus sylvestris chromosome 15, drMalSylv7.2, whole genome shotgun sequence, a single genomic region encodes these proteins:
- the LOC126605203 gene encoding BTB/POZ domain-containing protein At2g24240: MGIQKDRVRFNVGGRIFETTATTLANAGRNSVFGAMFDEDWNLQSDNTNEYFIDRNPDCFAVLLDLLRTQELCIPATMSEKLLYREALYYGLLDHVRSAKWGPFDGNRLWLSRTVAGQAPGDGTAIRAGPDGGCCVAHGSMVHVYDWMVEEHPPINLDYQRVNDVGWVDSESIVISVCERLGRGDGGMGLFSSSNGELRYKFQVSHENQVKSFTAGALSFGSDYKIFSSCKGRSNEYGVGVWDQMTGKQTDFFYEPPGWSLGDADKLQWLHGSNCLLVATLFPRKDNCYISLLDFREKKMVWSWSDIGAPITVDEKRVRDAIAMEDSNSICVVNEYEDLGFIDIRNSGGSVRWSSRSRLMKGKMPDEPCYPKLALHEGQLFSSMNDSISVFCGPEWVLTSRLRRSYGGSICDFSIGGDRLFALHSEENVFDIWETPPPPII, translated from the coding sequence ATGGGAATTCAGAAGGACAGGGTTCGATTCAACGTCGGAGGCAGAATCTTCGAAACAACCGCCACGACACTCGCAAACGCCGGCCGCAATTCGGTGTTCGGAGCGATGTTCGACGAGGACTGGAATCTCCAATCCGACAATACCAACGAATACTTCATTGATCGCAACCCCGATTGCTTCGCCGTCCTCCTCGATCTTCTCCGAACCCAAGAGCTCTGCATCCCGGCCACCATGTCCGAAAAGCTTCTCTACAGGGAAGCCTTGTATTACGGCCTCCTCGACCACGTCCGATCAGCCAAGTGGGGCCCATTTGATGGCAACAGGCTGTGGCTTTCCCGGACAGTAGCCGGACAAGCTCCGGGCGACGGCACGGCGATTCGTGCTGGCCCGGATGGCGGTTGCTGCGTCGCCCACGGCTCGATGGTCCATGTGTATGATTGGATGGTGGAAGAGCACCCGCCAATCAACCTTGACTACCAGAGAGTCAATGATGTTGGTTGGGTCGACTCGGAGAGCATTGTGATCAGCGTTTGTGAGCGGCTCGGCCGCGGAGACGGTGGAATGGGGCTGTTCAGCTCGTCGAACGGCGAGCTCAGGTACAAATTTCAAGTTAGTCATGAGAATCAAGTTAAGAGCTTTACTGCCGGAGCTTTGAGTTTTGGTTCCGACTACAAGATTTTTTCGAGCTGCAAAGGTCGGAGCAATGAGTACGGCGTTGGTGTTTGGGATCAAATGACCGGAAAGCAGACCGATTTCTTCTACGAACCGCCCGGCTGGTCGCTCGGCGATGCTGACAAGCTGCAATGGCTACATGGGAGCAACTGTTTGTTGGTCGCAACGTTGTTTCCTAGAAAGGACAACTGTTACATAAGTTTGTTGGATTTCAGGGAGAAGAAGATGGTCTGGTCGTGGTCTGATATTGGAGCTCCGATCACCGTGGACGAGAAGAGGGTGAGAGATGCGATTGCAATGGAGGACAGCAACTCGATTTGCGTGGTGAACGAGTATGAAGATTTGGGGTTCATCGACATCAGAAACTCCGGCGGAAGCGTGCGGTGGAGCTCGAGGAGCAGGCTCATGAAGGGGAAAATGCCTGATGAGCCTTGCTACCCTAAGCTGGCATTGCATGAGGGGCAGCTCTTTTCGTCCATGAACGATTCAATTTCGGTGTTTTGTGGTCCTGAATGGGTTTTAACGTCCAGGCTCCGGCGAAGCTATGGAGGTTCGATTTGTGACTTCTCGATAGGTGGGGATCGGCTTTTTGCTCTTCACAGCGAGGAAAATGTGTTTGACATATGGGAGACTCCACCTCCTCCGATCATATGA
- the LOC126605202 gene encoding omega-6 fatty acid desaturase, chloroplastic has protein sequence MACRLANSAFLTTGPHQNPIQRRRIGTHYSSGICYLRLDGALRKGIKRQQCSSRRNWTAVVQAVAVPVAPPPEADSAEYRKQLAESYGFKQIGEPLPDNVTLKDVIETLPKKVFEIDDVKAWKSVLISATSYALGLFMISKAPWYLLPLAWAWTGTAVTGFFVIGHDCAHKSFSKNKLLEDVVGTLAFLPLIYPYEPWRFKHDRHHAKTNMLVEDTAWQPVFKDEFDSSAIFRQAIIYGYGPLRPWMSIAHWMIVHFNLNMFRPSELKRVKISLACVFAFMGIGWPLIVYKAGILGWIKFWLMPFLGYHFWMSTFTMVHHTAPHIPFKTADEWNAAQAQLNGTVHCDYPGWIETLCHDINVHIPHHISPRIPSYNLRAAHKSLQQNWGKYMNEATWNWRLMKTILTVCHVYDKEENYVAFDKLAPGIESHPIKFLKKAMPDYA, from the exons ATGGCGTGCAGGCTTGCAAATTCTGCGTTCCTCACAACG GGACCCCATCAGAACCCAATTCAGAGGCGAAGAATCGGAACCCATTACTCTTCAGGAATCTGCTATCTGAGATTGGACGGCGCTCTCCGAAAGGGAATCAAAAGGCAGCAATGTTCGAGTCGTAGAAATTGGACGGCGGTTGTGCAGGCGGTTGCCGTTCCAGTTGCGCCGCCTCCGGAAGCTGACAGTGCCGAGTACAGAAAACAATTGGCTGAAAGCTATGGGTTCAAACAGATTGGAGAGCCGCTTCCGGATAACGTTACGCTGAAGGATGTCATCGAGACCCTTCCGAAAAAG GTGTTTGAGATTGATGATGTGAAAGCATGGAAGTCAGTTCTAATATCTGCAACTTCCTATGCATTGGGGCTCTTTATGATTTCGAAAGCCCCATGGTATCTACTTCCTCTGGCTTGGGCATGGACGGGGACTGCAGTTACTGGG TTTTTTGTTATAGGTCATGATTGTGCCCACAAATCATTCTCAAAAAACAAATTACTGGAAGACGTTGTTGGAACGCTGGCCTTTCTGCCGTTGATATACCCATACGAACCATGGCGGTTTAAGCATGATCGTCATCATGCAAAAACAAACAT GTTGGTGGAGGATACAGCTTGGCAGCCTGTTTTTAAAGACGAGTTTGATTCATCTGCTATTTTTCGCCAGGCAATCATTTATGGATATGGCCCACTTCGGCCTTGGATGTCAATAGCTCATTG GATGATCGTCCACTTCAATTTGAACATGTTCAGACCAAGTGAATTGAAAAGGGTGAAGATAAGTTTGGCTTGTGTTTTTGCGTTTATGGGGATTGGTTGGCCATTGATCGTGTACAAGGCAGGGATCTTGGGATGGATAAAGTTTTGGCTGATGCCATTTTTGGGATATCACTTTTGG ATGAGCACATTCACGATGGTACACCATACTGCACCTCATATACCTTTCAAAACTGCGGATGAGTGGAATGCTGCTCAGGCTCAACTTAATGGAACAGTGCATTGTGATTACCCGGGATG GATCGAGACCCTCTGCCATGATATCAATGTCCATATACCACACCACATATCTCCAAGGATTCCAAGTTATAACCTACGTGCAGCTCACAAGTCTCTTCAACAAAACTGGGGAAAG TATATGAACGAGGCTACATGGAATTGGCGTTTGATGAAGACGATACTGACAGTGTGCCATGTTTACGACAAGGAGGAGAATTACGTTGCCTTTGACAAACTTGCCCCTGGAATCGAGTCTCATccaattaagttccttaaaaaagCAATGCCCGATTATGCTTGA